Proteins from one Mus pahari chromosome 18, PAHARI_EIJ_v1.1, whole genome shotgun sequence genomic window:
- the Adcyap1 gene encoding pituitary adenylate cyclase-activating polypeptide: MTMCSGARLALLVYGIIMHSSVSCSPAAGLSFPGIRPEDEAYDQDGNPLQDFYDWDPPGVGSPASALRDAYALYYPADRRDVAHEILNEAYRKVLDQLSARKYLQSVVARGAGENLGGSAVDDPAPLTKRHSDGIFTDSYSRYRKQMAVKKYLAAVLGKRYKQRVKNKGRRIAYL; encoded by the exons ATGACCATGTGTAGCGGAGCAAGGCTGGCCCTGCTGGTGTATGGGATAATAATGCATAGCAGTGTCTCCTGTTCACCTGCCGCCGGACTCAGCTTCCCTGGGATCAG ACCAGAAGACGAGGCTTACGACCAGGACGGAAACCCGCTGCAAGACTTCTATGACTGGGACCCTCCCGGCGTGGGGAGCCCCGCCTCCGCGCTGCGTGACGCTTACGCCCTTTACTACCCAGCGGACAGGAG AGATGTCGCCCACGAAATCCTTAACGAAGCCTATCGAAAAGTCTTGGACCAGCTGTCCGCCAGGAAGTACCTGCAGTCGGTCGTGGCCAGGGGCGCGGG GGAGAACCTAGGCGGCAGCGCGGTGGACGACCCGGCGCCCCTTACCAAACGCCACTCGGACGGCATCTTCACAGATAGCTACAGCCGCTACCGAAAACAAATGGCTGTCAAGAAATACTTGGCGGCCGTGCTAGGGAAAAGGTATAAACAGAGGGTTAAAAACAAAGGACGCCGAATAGCGTACTTGTAG